The Stigmatella aurantiaca genome includes the window CCGCTGGCTGGCCGCCCCCTTGTGTGCCCTGCCGGAGATTCACGCCCGGCTGGATGCCGTGGAGGAGCTGTCCCAGCGCAGCGTGTGGCGCGAGGAGCTGACCACGCTCCTCAAGGAGGTGGCCGACCTGGAGCGGCTGTGCGGCCGGCTCTCGCTGGGCGCGGGCAACGCGCGGGACTTGCGCGCCCTGGGGGTGTCGCTGGCGCTGCTCCCCAAGCTCTCCAGCGCGCTGTCCCGGTGCACGGCCCCGCTGCTCCAGTCCCTCGCCGGGCCGCTGGGGGCCCTGCCCGAGCTGGCGGAGCTGCTCCTGCGGGCTGTCGTGGACGAGCCGCCCCTCGTCATCAAGGAGGGCGGCCTCATCCGCCAGGGCTTCCACGCGGAGCTGGATGAGATCGTCGCCCTGTCCACCTCGGGCAAGGACAAGCTGCTGGAGATCGAAGCCCGCGAGCGCAAGCGCACGGGCATCGCCTCGCTGAAGGTTCGCTACAACAAGGTCTTCGGCTACTACCTGGAGGTGACGCGCAGCAACCTGGAGCTCGTCCCCAAGGACTACATCCGCAAGCAGACCACCGTGGGCGCCGAGCGCTTCATCACCCCCGAGCTCAAGGAGTTCGAGGAGAAGGTGCTCACAGCGGAGGAGCGGCGGTGCGCGCTGGAGCTGCGCCTGTTCGAGGAGCTGCGGGCCCAGGTGGTGGCCGCGGCCCCCCGCATCCGCTCGGCGGCGGAGGCGGTGGCCACGTGTGATGCGCTGCTGTCCTTCGCGCGGTGCTCGGCGGAGTATGGCTACACGCGGCCGGTGGTGGATGACTCGGAGCTGTTCTCGCTCACCGGCGGGCGCCACCCGGTGGTGGAGCGGGTGCTGGCCGCGGGCGATGCGTTCGTCCCCAACGACGTCCGGTTGGACCCCAGCGACGCGCAGCTGCTCGTCATCACCGGCCCCAACATGGCCGGCAAGAGCACGGTGATGCGGCAGGTGGCGCTCACGGTGCTGATGGCCCAGGCGGGCTGCTTCGTCCCGGCGCGGGCGGCGCACATCGGCCTGTGCGACCGGATCTTCACGCGCGTGGGCGCGGCCGACAACCTGGCGCGCGGCCAGTCCACCTTCATGGTGGAGATGACGGAGACGAGCCACATCCTCCACCACGCCACGCGCCGCAGCCTCGTCATCCTGGATGAGATTGGCCGGGGCACCTCCACCTTCGATGGGCTCTCCATCGCCTGGGCGGTGGCCGAGCACCTGCACGACAAGATCGGCGCCCGGACGCTGTTCGCCACGCACTACCACGAGCTGGTGGACCTGGCGCGCGAGAAGCCCCGGGTGAAGAACCTGTGCGTCGCCGTGAAGGAGCAGGGCGGCAAGGTGCTCTTCCTGCGCAAGCTGGTGCCCGGTGGGGCCAACCGCTCCTACGGCATCGAGGTGGCACGGCTCGCGGGGCTTCCCCAGGAGGTGGTGGGCCGCGCGCGGGACATCCTCCAGAACCTGGAGTCCGGCGAGCTGGACGACGCGGGGCGGCCCCGGGTGGCGGTGCGCCGGAGCGCGAAGACCCCGGCGGGCCAGCTGGGGCTCTTCGCGGGCCCCGCGCCGGTGGCCCCGGCGGTTCCCGCCGCCCACCTGAAGGTGCTGGAGACGCTGCGCGACACCGCCCTGGACATCACCACGCCCCTGGAGGCGCTCAATCTCCTGGCCCGGCTTCAGAAGGAGCTAAAGTAGGGCCGCAAGGAGCCCTCCCACCGTGCAGTTCGCCATTCCCCACGCGCCCCGTCCCGTCCGGTTCTCCCAGGTTCCGGGGGCCCTGGGGCGGCTGCTGCGAACCGTGGCCCTGGGGGTGGGGCTCATGGCGGTGCTCGGCGGGGGGGCCTCCCTCGTGGGACGCTTCTTCCTCCAGGAGCGCGCCTTCCTCGGCCGGGCCCAGCCGGTGCGCGGCCTGATCGCGGGCGTGCGGTTGCCGCCCAAGGCCGAGCGGGAGAATGCCGAGGCCACCCTGGAGGTGCTCTACAGCCACCAGGGCAAGCAGTACTCGGCGGGGGAGGTGCGCACCACCGCCGCGTATGCCGAGGGGCTGGGGCATGGGGCGGAGGTGACGCTGCTCGTGGATCCCGCGCAGCCGGACCGCCCCCGGGAGGCGGGGTTCGCCCGGTCCCGGGCCG containing:
- the mutS gene encoding DNA mismatch repair protein MutS, producing the protein MGVTQAKTVKDVDSEAVATANPAGMEGGNEPAGARELASLTPMMRQYLETKALNPDALLFFRLGDFYELFFEDAVKASELLQITLTARSKSGDRIPMCGVPYHSARRYIGRLIEQGLKVAICDQMEAPGNGPGIVRREVTRIITPGMVLDDEVLEPRSSNFLAAVHWGERGFGAALLEASTGEFFTVEAPSAQELVEALSRVEPRELLVPEGLTGATEVGFLTARLARVPAIAGMDKAAFEPARATAYLRAHFAVASLEAFGLVDAPLATGAAGAALRYLKDTQKTSAAHVDRLSRMERAGHMLMDESSRANLEVLKTLRDGARKGSLLGVLDRTATCMGARKLARWLAAPLCALPEIHARLDAVEELSQRSVWREELTTLLKEVADLERLCGRLSLGAGNARDLRALGVSLALLPKLSSALSRCTAPLLQSLAGPLGALPELAELLLRAVVDEPPLVIKEGGLIRQGFHAELDEIVALSTSGKDKLLEIEARERKRTGIASLKVRYNKVFGYYLEVTRSNLELVPKDYIRKQTTVGAERFITPELKEFEEKVLTAEERRCALELRLFEELRAQVVAAAPRIRSAAEAVATCDALLSFARCSAEYGYTRPVVDDSELFSLTGGRHPVVERVLAAGDAFVPNDVRLDPSDAQLLVITGPNMAGKSTVMRQVALTVLMAQAGCFVPARAAHIGLCDRIFTRVGAADNLARGQSTFMVEMTETSHILHHATRRSLVILDEIGRGTSTFDGLSIAWAVAEHLHDKIGARTLFATHYHELVDLAREKPRVKNLCVAVKEQGGKVLFLRKLVPGGANRSYGIEVARLAGLPQEVVGRARDILQNLESGELDDAGRPRVAVRRSAKTPAGQLGLFAGPAPVAPAVPAAHLKVLETLRDTALDITTPLEALNLLARLQKELK
- a CDS encoding DUF3592 domain-containing protein — encoded protein: MQFAIPHAPRPVRFSQVPGALGRLLRTVALGVGLMAVLGGGASLVGRFFLQERAFLGRAQPVRGLIAGVRLPPKAERENAEATLEVLYSHQGKQYSAGEVRTTAAYAEGLGHGAEVTLLVDPAQPDRPREAGFARSRAGAVNLLPWALGAGALGALALFVRELRRTLRAEVEPLRLGALVWLTPEGPLPETRKEVVFPATYWRQDVKHTVQARARPGRAPVRNGEKVLAAVVPRQPRWVRVIDEDLARTLGWIR